Genomic segment of Arachis hypogaea cultivar Tifrunner chromosome 11, arahy.Tifrunner.gnm2.J5K5, whole genome shotgun sequence:
gggcATCTTCTTATTTTCCCGTAAATTTGTAATCTTTTCTTgttgtttgttattttatttacatATAGCGACTCATGAGTCATGATGCAGATTTTGTGGAATTTTGTGTTGCGCAGATTCGGTAATATTTTTGCGGTAATGCAGTGGTATGAGTGATTCTTTCTTGGTGCATAGCTATGGCTGCTGATTCGTCTATTGAGGGTAACTCCTTTGCTGAATTTGCTTGTTTTGGCTCTAAATTCATCTGTTTCAGCTAATTTTCACGGTTGCCACTGTTGTTTTGTTCCGTTGGAAAATGGTGTGGCTGAATTAGTGAATTCTATGGAGGATTTGTTTGGCCTGGTGATTAATCTTCTAAGATAACTTAACGATCCCACCTCTTGATTAATCTGTTTGGCGTTTTGCATTGtgacgttttttttttcttttaatatatattttattttttctggtTGTTGAATTATGTTGTTGTGATCTCTTCATGCCTGGTCTCTCTGAATTTAGTTATCAACTTTGAATTTTTTATAcatactaaatttaaaatttatttaaattttcataagaggcgtttcttcttttttttttttctttttttctctcttattttattatttttttattattagaaagtAGTAATCAGCTcttgaatttcttttcttctattttcgtaaaattttatttttcataacgaTTGTTtctctgtttatttatttatttttttaatgatgattTTGGCTTTTGGGTTAAAAGACTTTACTGTAGCATTTGATTGCTGAGCTGTTACCCTGCATTTTGGGCCATACAGTTCATAGACAGAGCGGTGCAAAATATTATATTGATGCATTATGAGGGGACATAGGGAAATATGCTTTTGTTTTTGTGAAATCGAGTTACTTATATGTTATATCAGGTGCGATGTGCCAGCTACTACTAAATTAACCGATCTATGTGTTCTCTTTAAGAGATCATGGAGTCACctataaaagtcaaagcaagttAAGTCCAATTGCCCAATTGGCTGACCTAATCACTCTATTATTAGGGTTCTCTTTCCCAATATTTAAGTAATTGGAACGTCCTTGTGATGAGTACTCTAGTTTTATTTCGGTTGCTTGCTTTTGGGTATAATTTTAATTTGGcgatattttatactattaacaGAATTTGGCCCTTAACATGTGCAGAAAAGGTACTAACTTCATTATAGTTGCATGAAAAAGGATCAACTATTCTGGTTGCTGTCCcctaaaattttcattttctcgATGACAATGTGTTGCATGAATACAAGTTACTGCCTTATCTTTCTTACATGTTGAGTTTTAAAGTGAAAAAATATCGCATCGTTTCGTAACTTAGTGACTTGTTCTCACTTTCCTTGATTCTAGGCCTGGTGCTTGATCCTTCTAAATGCAGTAAGTTGACAATGGAGGAAAAAAGAGAACTTGTATATGAATTGTCCAAGTGGTCTCATGGTGCATCTGAGATGCTACAGTCATGGAGCCGTCAAGAAATTTTGCAAATCTTGTGTGCGGAGATGGGGAAAGAAAGGAAGTATACTGGGTTGACAAAGTTGAAAATTATAGAGAACCTTCTAAAAATTGTTTCTGAAAAGAAATCTGCGGGGCATGAAACTGCCACAGACTCTGAACCACAGCAATCTTCTCCTGCAAATGGTCAGAAACCTGCCAAAAGGCAGAGAAAAACTGAGAATCCATCTCGATTGCTGGTGCCTGCAAGCAATGTTCCAGTTAATAATGGTGGTGATGTGGGTAGTGTCACATGCTGCAAAAACTCAGCTTGCAAAGCTGCGCTGAATCTAGCAGATAAATTTTGCAAACGGTGTTCGTGCTGCATTTGTCATCAATATGATGACAACAAGGATCCTAGCCTATGGTTAATATGCAGCTCTGAATCACCTTTTCCTGCCGTTTCTTGTGGCTTGTCATGCCACCTTGAGTGTGCTTTAAAGCACGTTGCTTCTGGAATTGGAAAAGATAGTGAACGTCCCAAGCTTGATGGAAGCTTCTATTGTGTCTCGTGTGGGAAAATAAATGATTTACTCGGGTAATTATACTGATTTATATACTAATATCTTCTTAAGTATCTTAGGTAACAAACTGTTTCAATTTTGTGCATCATCACCCCTCCTGTTCATACTGTGTCTCGGGCGGAGATGAGTCTCCTTGATTGAAATATCTTCTAGACCATGTTGTGCGTTGATTTTTTTAACCATTGATTTGCAATTGTGGGACCCGTGCTAATGGTCCACCTTGGAGGATGAAATGAATCATAGTGCAAGTAGAAgtactcccccccccccccccccactttCCCGTTTATCTTGCTGATTTTAAAAGGTTTTTAGAATATGAATATAGAATCTAGAACCCTGGCATTTTGTTTGTAATTTTCTTTAACATGAATTGAATGCCATTTGTCGATGAGTCTTGGTATGATCTGTTTTGAGTGTGAGAGAGAAAAAATTGAGAAATTGTTGAATGTTCTCTTCTGACCAGTGAATTATACTCAACATTATGAAGTAGTTATTATAAATTCAATGCAACAGATGGTAAATTTGTTCGTTTATTATATGTAGTATATGCTGTGTTCCTTGaagaattaaattttgaaaatctgTAGGGTAAGGTCAATCTCATCTGGTGTTGTTTCTTAAATTTAGGTGCATGAGAAAACAACTGACAGTGGCAAAGGATACCAGACGTGTGGACATACTTTGTTACCGTGTCTCCTTATGCCAAAGACTTCTTCAAGGGACTGAAATGTATCAAAAGATTTATGAAATTGTTGATGAAGCAGTGAAGAAACTTGAACCTGACGTGGGTCCATTGACCAGCTCACCAGCAAAGATTGGTAGGGGGATTGTGAATAGGCTTTCATCTGGACCAGGGGTTCAGAAACTCTGTGGATCTGCTCTGGAATCTCTTGATTCACTGCTTTCAAAAAGGATCTCGCCTATATCACCTAATCTAACTAATCAAGTTGATCAATCAACACCTATCGGTAAATAACATGTCTAATTTTACCCTTCAGTAATTCTGTTACCTCCACCAATTAGCCAAAATTATGTTTAGATGAACATTACTATGGTATTTTTATGCATAGTAAAGGTGTCCGCAGATTGTTATTGAATTTTACTTGACACTTCCAGATGCAAAAATGCTTGCTCCAAGCATGGTGAGGTTTGAAGACATCACTGCAACATCCCTTGCTATTATTTTGGGATATGAAAATCATGGAGAAAATATTTCTGGTTTCACCTTGTGGCATCGCAAAGCTGATGATGAGGACTACGCAGTGGACCCTACTTGCACTTTGCTTCTTCCAAATAGAAGGTTCAGTGTCAGAGATCTTATTCCTGCTACAGAATACACTTTCAAAGTTGTTTCTAATGACTCGAGGGAGTCGGGCATGTGTGAAGTTCATATCTCAACAGAGCACGGTGATGATGAAGCCCCTAATTGCTCGGCAACGGAAAGAAGCCAGAGCCCAGTAACCAACTGCAGCAGCCTTTCCAATCCATCTTCAGTGGAAGATGAAACTAATAACAGCAATCCATATAGTGACCAGACTGATAATCGGTCAGAAAATTATCATAATTATTGCAAGGATTCTGATCAAGTTGCTACTGGAAATTTATCAAATGGTACTATTATCTGTTCCAATATAGGTGGAGCAGGACTTCCCACAGATGCAGATTCCTTGTTGGACAAGCAGCATTCTGCAGGAATGGCTGGCCCCATTCCAGGTTCTGATGTACTAAAGCTTGAAAACAATCATTCACCAGAGGAACAAGTCACTGAGGACATGAGCGTTGATGACGGGTTGAATTCGCCGGTGTTAACTGGCAGAGAATGTGTGCCATTAGTAGCTAGCTCAGAAGGAGGCTTACCTAATACCCCATGCAAGTTGGAAATACTCAAGGATGGGCCAGGAAGAAATGGGAGATCTAAATCTGGtggaaaagatcaagaaaatggATCCGGGAAGAGGGAAGGGGCTCGGGACGGGAGCACGTCAAAGAAGAGAAGCGGGGAAAGGCCAGATGAGGGCTGCACAGCAAACGGGTTTTCAGATCACAATTTTGAGTATTACGTGAAGGTGATTAGATGGTTAGAGTGTGAAGGGCACATAGAGAAGAATTTCAGGCAGAAGTTTCTGACTTGGTATAGCTTAAGAGCAAGCCCACAAGAAATGAGGATTGTGAAAATATACATAGACACATTTCTTGAAGATCCAGCATCTCTTGCTGAGCAACTTGTGGACACTTTCACAGAATGCATATCCAGCAAGAGAACTTCAGTGGTGCCGGCAGGATTCTGCATGAAGCTTTGGCATTGATCTGCCCTTTCCAGGGTTGTGATTGATGCTGTAATTCTTTAGAAGATTTCTGATATTCATCCATTTAGACAGTAATCGAATATATTTATTCAGCAGCATTGTCATTCACATGATGATGTGCGAATTTTAGATTTACTTTAATTATACAGTTtcaaattgataatttttttcaatttgggAACTCGATCAATCAATATAATTGCCTCTGGGAAATGGAATGACAATAGACTTCTGCTTGTTACAAGGATCAGTATTTTTTTGGCTCTTCAGTAGATCAATTCATTGTACaaaaagatttttcttttttaaatatattgaaAGCATGTTTGGTGTTAAATATTCTTTTAGTAATTTCTTGTGCAACCTTTGCAGGAATGCTTGATGGttttccaagatattcattcatgtTAAGAGGTTTTGAAAGCATGTGGGTATGTATTTCTGAAGTCTGAAGGCATCTCATATAGTAAAATTGATGAAAGACAATGTCACAGTTCTTTCATTTAGCATTAGCAAACGGTGCATTCTTTTCATTGCCAATAAGTTCCAAAATGCCAGAGATTTCAGATGTAACTGCATGAACACCTAGCACTTTGCAGTACTTGTAAATAAGGTTTCCAGACACATCCACAATAATGTCACATCCATCCAAACTTGTTTGTTAGCGCACCAACAAAAAAGCCAACAGTAAAAAAAGTTGGACGAATCATTCcttctaatttatttattaattaatattaaaataaaactataCTGTCTTACAACTTGCATTGCTAGAATAGCATAGCAGAAActctaataaataattataattacttTAAAAACATGATGCTAACAATAATGTAGTTTTACATTTTTACTATTGAGTGTCGATGAGATCAAGGCTTTGTAGCTTTATATGCAACTCTCCACTTTCAAGTGCCCACAGTTTACTAAATACTATCATCTTTCAGCATCTCCCTTCATtccattatattattcttttcttcacaacTTCATCAGTGCCTCCTTCAAGATCAGATCAACCTTCAGTTTGAGAAACATGTATGCTGGAAGTTTTGCAGCTCCGGTTTCTGGGGCTGGCTATGTTGGTTTAAAGGCCAATTCTTCAAATCTttatactactactactactaacaTTGAATGGTGCAAGAAAAAGAACATAGTCTCCAATGGCTCCAAAACTCACTGCATGAAGGTGAGAAGaattcatatatatttatatgtatgatttctataatatattatatataatttgctCCCTTCTTGTTTTTTAATTAAGAACAGACATGGAATCCAATCAATAATAGGAAGTTTGAGACACTGTCATACCTGCCTCCACTTTCAGATGAGTCCATTGGAAAGGAGATTGACTACATGCTGAAGAAAGGATGGACTCCTTGCCTTGAATTTGATGAGGTAATTAGTGTTTGTAATACAAGTTGTCAAGAATAATAATGCATTTGCATATATGCATGTAATAATTTGTAGGGAACTTGGATCAGGTAGGGTATATTAGAAGAGAGAACAGCAGAATGCCAGGGTACTATGATGGAAGATATTGGACACTGTGGAAGCTACCATTTTTTGGTTGCACTGATTCATCACAAGTAATGAATGAGATCAAAGAGTGCAAAGAGCAATACCCAAATGCTTATATAAGATGTTTGGCTTTTGATGATCATCGCCACATGCAAGCCATGGCTTTTCTCATCCACAAACCTCCTTCCACTTAATTAAGACCCTTCAATCTTCTGCAGCACTTACTGTTCATGTTTCCtcgttttcatcttttttttatttgcttttgttttctgtcATCTTTTATTTACTGTTTGGTCATGTGACTGCTTCATAAATAAGATTGATTATCGAGAGTTTTAGCGGTTTTGTTTAGCATAGGTGCAAATATGATTGAGCTTTTGCTCTTATTTTTAAACTCGGTCGGCCTCACCTGAAGCTGAtacctgagagtcgttagatggtttgactgatttgactaaatttttatctaacgtctctcaaatatcaacttcacatgaagtcaaTTTCACTTGAGTTTTCACCATTTAAAAAACAAACACAACCCAAAACAGCTCTGACAATTATCTTGAAAGACAACGAGacccttgacaaaaaaaaaaaacccaacctGGCCCCTGAAAATTACTTCGAAAGGATAACGAGGCTTCTGTgccaaaaaaaatcaatgttatttttttggcACAGGAGCTAATCAATCCAAAAGAAAAGATCAGAGGCTAGATTAGGTGTTTTTTTAATTGGGAGtttcgttgtcctttcgagataattgtcagggccGGATGAGTATTCACTCCTTAAACTTTTGTGCATAACTGATCTGGCCTATGGATTGATGCTGCGCGGAATCCAGGTACAAGTActataggataatataaaaatgtttgtGGCAAAAACCAAACCAGCCCATGGATTATGACATGAATCCCTTGTTTTCAAGGCAATGCATATGCACATGATTGGAGAacaaattcaattttcattattttgtatTAGCAATTGGAGTAAGTGGGTTTGGACTTATATCCTACGAAGTCAAACGTGGATCGTTGTGGCCTATGCAAGTTGGCAATAGTTATGTGTAAAAGTAGTACCATTGAACAACTAATTTAACCCGCCAAAATACAAAAGCGGGTTTAGTGCACGTACAACCGGATAACAATATATTTTGGTGTAAAGTGTAATGACTAATGAGTAATGACCGAACTGAGTATGACAATATCATTATGACTTAAGAATTTTTCATTAGAATTAGGTTGCACGTGGATTGGATAATCTCTATATATTTGCGGTAATTATCCGTATTTAATCcgaattttatgaatattatctgatccgcactatggtaggatcggattgcggatttggtAGTCTGCGGATCCGTTTCGCATATCCGCACGTCtcataaatagcatagtttaagaaagtaaaccctaatgtaatatgaattttagtgtgttgttttataaattttatgatcttctttttaattttttatgttgtactttaacttagaataattaaacttagatcttgtgttattatttttcttttgttattcaataaaacttttattgataatattttaggagtaaataggTTTAAACAAGTgaaaaaatagattttctagagtcaAAACG
This window contains:
- the LOC112723566 gene encoding ribulose bisphosphate carboxylase small subunit, chloroplastic 1 isoform X2, producing MQLSTFKCPQFTKYYHLSASPFIPLYYSFLHNFISASFKIRSTFSLRNMYAGSFAAPVSGAGYVGLKANSSNLYTTTTTNIEWCKKKNIVSNGSKTHCMKTWNPINNRKFETLSYLPPLSDESIGKEIDYMLKKGWTPCLEFDEVGYIRRENSRMPGYYDGRYWTLWKLPFFGCTDSSQVMNEIKECKEQYPNAYIRCLAFDDHRHMQAMAFLIHKPPST
- the LOC112723565 gene encoding VIN3-like protein 2 — its product is MAADSSIEGLVLDPSKCSKLTMEEKRELVYELSKWSHGASEMLQSWSRQEILQILCAEMGKERKYTGLTKLKIIENLLKIVSEKKSAGHETATDSEPQQSSPANGQKPAKRQRKTENPSRLLVPASNVPVNNGGDVGSVTCCKNSACKAALNLADKFCKRCSCCICHQYDDNKDPSLWLICSSESPFPAVSCGLSCHLECALKHVASGIGKDSERPKLDGSFYCVSCGKINDLLGCMRKQLTVAKDTRRVDILCYRVSLCQRLLQGTEMYQKIYEIVDEAVKKLEPDVGPLTSSPAKIGRGIVNRLSSGPGVQKLCGSALESLDSLLSKRISPISPNLTNQVDQSTPIDAKMLAPSMVRFEDITATSLAIILGYENHGENISGFTLWHRKADDEDYAVDPTCTLLLPNRRFSVRDLIPATEYTFKVVSNDSRESGMCEVHISTEHGDDEAPNCSATERSQSPVTNCSSLSNPSSVEDETNNSNPYSDQTDNRSENYHNYCKDSDQVATGNLSNGTIICSNIGGAGLPTDADSLLDKQHSAGMAGPIPGSDVLKLENNHSPEEQVTEDMSVDDGLNSPVLTGRECVPLVASSEGGLPNTPCKLEILKDGPGRNGRSKSGGKDQENGSGKREGARDGSTSKKRSGERPDEGCTANGFSDHNFEYYVKVIRWLECEGHIEKNFRQKFLTWYSLRASPQEMRIVKIYIDTFLEDPASLAEQLVDTFTECISSKRTSVVPAGFCMKLWH
- the LOC112723566 gene encoding uncharacterized protein isoform X1, which codes for MQLSTFKCPQFTKYYHLSASPFIPLYYSFLHNFISASFKIRSTFSLRNMYAGSFAAPVSGAGYVGLKANSSNLYTTTTTNIEWCKKKNIVSNGSKTHCMKTWNPINNRKFETLSYLPPLSDESIGKEIDYMLKKGWTPCLEFDEGILEERTAECQGTMMEDIGHCGSYHFLVALIHHK